A stretch of Procambarus clarkii isolate CNS0578487 chromosome 20, FALCON_Pclarkii_2.0, whole genome shotgun sequence DNA encodes these proteins:
- the LOC123755304 gene encoding uncharacterized protein, with protein sequence MLTQTLLKLILQVLVAVLRSLPSSSYWVENLLVDFDCGNLADTMDSICLTFNEYNDTHLHYAARAVRSASGEAPAATVTILDPRSHAGLPHEQATHLSGFDQLYHAQVRHLAGLSQLYHAQARHHPAEDITLVDQVSTDEDGKMALLSRQAAHTFVKTQTRRHRRQANTDNHVRFNIQDECCNYMRPRTCVLEEITEYCVEPEDGALLTW encoded by the exons ATACTGCAGGTGCTGGTGGCGGTGTTGCGGTCGCTGCCATCCTCCTCGTACTGGGTAGAAAACCTTCTGGTGGACTTCGACTGCGGTAACCTGGCGGACACGATGGACAGTATATGTCTCACCTTCAACGAATACAACGATACTCATCTGCACTATGCGGCCAGAG CGGTGAGATCGGCGAGTGGTGAGGCTCCAGCAGCCACTGTGACGATCCTGGACCCCAGAAGCCATGCCGGGCTTCCTCATGAACAAGCCACACACCTGTCCGGGTTCGATCAGTTGTACCATGCACAAGTCAGGCACCTGGCCGGGCTTTCTCAGCTGTACCATGCACAAGCTAGACACCACCCCGCTGAGGACATCACTCTTGTTGACCAA GTTAGCACTGATGAGGATGGGAAGATGGCGTTGCTGAGCCGCCAGGCCGCTCACACCTTCGTCAAGACACAGACCCGCCGCCATCGCCGTCAAGCCAACACAGACAACCATGTTCGCTTCAACATTCAGGACGAGTGTTGCAATTATATGAGACCCAGGACCTGCGTCCTGGAGGAGATCACAGAGTACTGTGTCGAGCCGGAGGACGGCGCCTTGCTCACCTGGTGA